CATATAGGACGACTCACTGCGCGAAGGTTGCCGCAATATCGGCAAGATTCAGTCTAAAATAGACTTCCGGCGGGTCGAGTTTCCCCGCCGAAGGAGGAACCAGTAAAAGGGGGCGCTCGCCATGACGACGCGCACGACGGGTATTGCCAGAACCGGCATGATTTTTCGATTTCCCTGGAAAAACATTGGCGCAAGGAAGTTCGTCCGCGACGAGGAGGGGTCGCTCACGGTCGAGGTCGCAATCTGGGCGCCCGCGATGATTTTCATGCTCGCGCTTGTTTTGGACTTTGCCTTCATGATGGTCCTGAACGCGAGCATGTGGAACGCCGCACGCGAAACCGCACGCGCCGTATCCCTGCACCGGGTGCTGCCCGATCGCGCCGACGACTACCTCAGGGACCGGCTGCTGTTTCGTAATGCGCCCTATCGGATCTCGGTCGAGACCGGCCCCGACGAGGTCGACGCGCGGGTTGCCCTTGCCGGCCCCGAGGCCTCGCTGACCCCTGTCATGGGACGCTACCTCGTCGGGGACCTCAACGCTTCGGTTTCCATGCTGCGGGAGCCGAACTGATGCCCGGCCGCCTCGCGAAGGCGCGCGCCGCCGGGCTCTGGAGAGAAGAAGATGGCGCGGGCACCGTCTACGCGCTGTTTCTGGTGGTTGTCGGCGTGCTCGCAGGCGGCGCGGCGGTGGATTCCGCAAATGCCTGGCGGGTGCGCGAGATCCTGCAGTCGACCGCGGAGGCAGCGGCGCTGAGCGCCGCCATCCGCGCCTCGGAGCCGATCGCGCTCGAAACGCCGCGCGGGGTTGCCGAACGGATCGCCGACGACGGGTTGCGCACGGCCAAGCTCGGGGACGCCTGGCATGACGGCAGCTTCGAGATTGGCCGGCGCGATCCCGAGAGCGGCGTTTTCATTCCCAACCAGACACCGACCGACGCGGTGCGCGTCACGCTCAACCGCGATAGGGTCCACGGCAATCCCGAGCCCCTGCATTTCGTCGGCCTTTTCGGCTATGACCCCTGGAATATCCAGGGACAGGCCGTCGCGCAGTTCCGCACCCGGGGGGCGCTTGATTGCCCGGACCCATTGCTCTCGCTGCAGGCGCGAGCCGATATCTCGGCACTCGATGTTTATATCGGCATCTGCCTCATGGCGAATGCGGGAGTGGGTTACGGCGAAGCACCGCTCTGGCGCACCGAGGAAACCGACAGGCTGATCGACAAGCTGATTTCCCGGGGGATCGAATTGCCCGGTCTCGATCTCTTCGGCCTCGAGACGCTCAGCCAGCACGACCTCGAGGAGGTTGCGCGCACCGCGACGCAGAACATCAATATCCGCGATCTCGATGACGTCGAGGTGATCAGCGACGGCAGCGTCTACATCGACTGCGAGCCCGGCGAAGTGCTCCGGCTGGGGGATGGCTTCGTGGTGGAGAACGCGGCGATCTTCTCCGAGTGCCCGATCAGTTTCGAGGGCGAGGTCTCGCTGCGCGCCAGCCTTGTGGTGACGAACCTGCTTTCGCTGGTGCGCGATCTCGACGAACTTCGGCTGCAGCCCGATAGGGTCCTCACCGGCTCCCCAGCCTGCGCACCCGGCGACGGGGTGAAGGTGCTGCTCTTTGCCGATCTCGATGCGGTGGCGGGCATTCCCGCATTGGTTTCGACGGACTCGCCGCTTGGCCAGTATCTCGACCAGACGGTCGAGGAGACTGGCGGGGTGCTGCACGACACGCTCGGCCTCCTCGGCGGCGTTGTGAACCCGCTAGTGCGCGAGATTTCCGAAATCACCACGGATCTGCAGCTGCTGCCCATCTGCCTCAACGCCACGACCCTGCTGAACGGCGATACGGTCACCCTGCGCTGAGGCCCGAGTCAGGGGATCAGCAGCGAAGCGTCGCCGTAAGAGAAAAACCGGTACCGCTCGGCCAGCGCATGGGCATAGACCCGGTCCATCCGCGCCTTGCCCATGAAGGCGGCGACCAGCATCATCAGGGTCGACTTCGGCAGATGGAAGTTGGTCATCAGCGCGTCGGCGACGTGGAAGTCAAAGCCGGGGTAGATGAAGATATCCGTCACGCCGCGCCAGGGCGCGATCAACCCCGTCCCGCGCGCCGCAGTCTCGATCAGCCGCAGCGCCGTGGTGCCGACGGGAATGACGCGCCCGCCCGCCGCCTTGGTCGCAGCGATCTCGGCGGCGGCGACGTCGGTAACCTCGCCCCATTCGCCGTGCATCTTGTGGGTGGTCACGTCATCGACCTTGACTGGCAGGAAGGTGCCCGCGCCCACGTGCAGCGTCACATGGGTGAACTCCACACCCCTCTCTTTCAGCGCCGCCAGCAGCGGCACGTCGAAGTGCAGCGATGCCGTCGGGGCGGCGACCGCGCCCGAGGCGCGCGCCCAGACGGTCTGGTAGTCTTCCTTGTCCTGCTCGTCCGCGGCGCGCTTGGCGGCGATATAGGGCGGCAACGGCATTGCCCCGGCCTCGGCGAGCGCGGCGTCGAAATCCTCGCCGCTCAGGTTGAAGCGGAACAGCCCCTGCCCCTCCTCGCGCGCCTCGAGTGTCGCCGAAAGCCGCTCTGACAGCACCACCGTCTCGCCCTCGCGCAGCTTCTTCAGCGGCTTGACCAGCGCCGCCCAGAGCCCGTCCGCCCGCGGCTCGAGCAGGGTGATCTCGATACGGGCCTCGGTCTCGCCCTGCGCGCCCGAGCGGTGCCGCAGCCCCGAGAGCCGCGCCGGGATCACCTTGGTGTCGTTCAGCACCAGCCGGTCGCCGGGGCGCAGCCAGTCGGTGAGGTCGCGCACGATGGCGTCGGTGATCGTCTCGCCCTCGGCCACCAGCAGCCGCGCCGAGGAGCGCGGATGCGCCGGGCGCGTGGCGATGAGGTCCTCGGGCAGAGGGAAGTCGAAATCGGAAAGCTGCATAGGTCTCGGGGTCTCTGGCGCTATTGACTCACCTGCGGGGGCGGGCGCCGGAAAATGTCACGGAACATGCCGGGAGTGAAGACCGAAAGCGGGTTCACGCTGACCGCCGGATCGGCCACCGGCCCGCGCAGGTTGAAGTTGAACCCGATCAACCCCTCGCCCTTGCGCGAGAAGAGCTGACCGATGCCGTTGATCACGTAGATCGGCGAGAGCACGCCCTGCATGTCCATCATCCCGGTGGCGAGGTTCGCATAGCCGTCCATCGAGATGCCCATCGAGGGGCCCGTGGCGCTGGAACGGGTCAGGGTGATCTGCTGCGGCGTCATGCGGAACCGGGCCTCGACCTCGGAAAAGAAGATGCCCGGCCCGTTGAGCTGGTCGATGATGCCGACCACGCTGATCCCGTCGAGCAGCTGCACCACGGCGGGGTTCTTCTGCATCCGCGTGCCCTCGATCTTCAGCGCGCCATCGTATTCGCCGCTGCGGCCCTGCACCGGCACGAGGGTCAGATCGAAAGTGCCGTCCTCGATGTTCTGCATGACGCCCGCGCCCTTCAGCACGTCGCCGGCGTCTCGCGCGCGGATGCGGATCGCCGTGCCGCCGTTCTGCGGCACCACGTCGCCCTGGATCGGGGCGCGGCCGCCGACCACGCCGGTGAAGCTGCCGTTGATGCCGCGCGCCGTGCTGAACTTGCCCTGGAAATTGTCGATGGCGATCTTGTCGGTGACCTGGAGGCGGTTCACCGCGACCTCGACCGGGCCGCCGCCGCGGCCACTGCCCCCGGCCCCGCCAAGCGGCGCGCCGCGCATGTCGAGCGCAGTGCCGGTGATCCGCATCGCCGGAGCGGCGTTGCGCCCGCGCCCGGTGAGCACCGCCGCCCCGTCGAGCCAGCCGCCCGCGCGCAGCACCGGCAACGACAGGCGCCGCAGCGTGCCATCCGCGTTGATTGCCACCGACCCCTGCGCCGTCAGACCCGGGGCCTTGAGGGCCAGCTTGTCGACCGAGACGGGCGTGCCCAGCGTCGCCTCGAGCTCGAGCGATCCCGTGCCCGCCTGCGACAGCCGCCAGCCAAGTTGCGGCACTGACACGCCAAGCCCCACCATGTCCGAGGTCAGCGCCAGCCGCGGCGGCTGGCCATGCGCAAGGGTGATGTCGATCTTCCCGCGCCCCTGGCCCGAGAAGGTGCCCTTGGGCAAGCCGATCCCCAGTGCCTGCGAGACCGCCTCGGAGAGCACCACCTCTCCCTCGACCTTGCCCGGCGTGCCCGGGGTGAAGGACTGTGTCCAGCTGCCGTCGAAGGGCGCGCCGGACAGATCCCCCTTGCCGCCGACACTCACCCCGGTGTCATCCACGGCAACATAGAGCTCGTCGGCGCTCAGCACCTTGCCGGGCACCAGCTCGGCGCTTTGCACCCCGGTGATGGTGCCGTCGGCGATCACCGTGATCTCCTCGCGCTTCACGCCGCGCTTGAGCGGGGTGACGATGCGCACGTTCGCCGCGACTTCACCGGTGCCGAGCGCCACGGGTTTCTTGGCCTTGGTCATCACCTCGAGCGGCTTCTCATCAAGATAGGAAAGCGCGGCCTCGAGGCTTCCCGTGGCATGCACGTCTACCTCGCCCATCATCGGCCGTTCGGTCAGGTCGGGGATCACGAAACTCGAGCCCCTGCCCTCCAGCACCCCGCCCTGTCGCGGACGCACCTCACCGCTGTCCAGGGCCACCGTCAGCCGGTTTCGCAGGAAAGTGAGCTGCCCCACCCCCTTGTAGAGCCGCGGCAGGGTGCGCGAGTAGGTCAGCTCGACGCCGGTGAAATCGCTCTGCAGGTACGGAACGAGCCTTCCGCCCGGCGCGAGACGCAGCGCCGCAGTCACATCGTGGAAGCTGCCCGCGTAGATGTTCTTCTCGACCCAGTCGCGCGCCTTTTCCCCGGCGGAAGGTGGCCAGTAGGCCAACAGCGTCTCGGGGGTCAGCCTGTCGAGTTCCGCGTCGAGCGCCATGCGCCAGCCGCCCTCTTCGGCCGACAGCGTGCCGCTGGCCCGCAGCGGCAGCGCCGGGTCGGTGACCCGCAGCCGACCGAGCTCGAAACGGAAGGGATTGAAGCTCAGCCGCCAGTCGGTCTCGGCCCCCGCGAGCTTGAGCTTATCCTCGAAGAACCCCTCGGGATCGGCCTCGAGCCGGGTGAAACGGAACTGCCCGACCATCGCATCGGGCATCCCCTGCGAGAGCCCCTCGAGCACCGCCCGCCCGTCCGAGACCATTGTGCCGATCGCGCTCTTCACCGAGATCTCGTCAAAGGCCAGCGTCGCCGTCGCGGGGTCGAAGGAGAAGTAGGTGCGTGCCTCCTCGAAGGGGATCGGCTGGGTGTCCGCCCGCGGCTGCAGCACGCCGGCACCGATCTGCAGCGTGGCGGACATATCGCCAAGGTCGCTCGCCTCGGTCAGCGAGCCGCGCAGCGAACCCGAGATCGGCGCGCGCAACCCATTGAGCCAGGCGAGCGCCGGTGCCTGGGCGGCGATGTCCTGCGCATCGAGGCTGTTCAACGTCACGCCGAAGCTGGCGCTGCCGCTGCCGATGGGGCTTTCGGCGTTGAAGGCCAGCGTCGCCGGCACATCCCCGCGCCCGAGCAGCGCCACATCGCCCGACAGCACCAGCGCCGCGCCGTCGCGTCGCAACCCGATCCGCCCGCCGTCGGCGGTCCAGGCGCGGTCCGCGCGGGCATCTTCGTAGCGCAGCGTGATCGCATCCGCCTCGACCGACCGCAGGCCAGAGAGCCGAGGGTCGTCGGCCAGCCTGTCGATCTGCGCCATGATCGTCGGCAGGTCCGGCGCGGCCGCCCCTGCGCCGAACAACTCGTCGAAACCCATGGTCAGCCGTCCCTCGGCGTCGCGGCGCGCGGTCAGCTGTACGCCCGACACCCGCGCCACCCGCAGCTCGTACTCGCCGCGCAGCAGCTTGGTCGGCGCCAGCCCCGCCTCGATCAGTCCGAAGGTCGCCAGACTCGTGCCGTCG
The sequence above is a segment of the Alloyangia pacifica genome. Coding sequences within it:
- a CDS encoding TadE/TadG family type IV pilus assembly protein, which translates into the protein MTTRTTGIARTGMIFRFPWKNIGARKFVRDEEGSLTVEVAIWAPAMIFMLALVLDFAFMMVLNASMWNAARETARAVSLHRVLPDRADDYLRDRLLFRNAPYRISVETGPDEVDARVALAGPEASLTPVMGRYLVGDLNASVSMLREPN
- a CDS encoding pilus assembly protein TadG-related protein, with protein sequence MPGRLAKARAAGLWREEDGAGTVYALFLVVVGVLAGGAAVDSANAWRVREILQSTAEAAALSAAIRASEPIALETPRGVAERIADDGLRTAKLGDAWHDGSFEIGRRDPESGVFIPNQTPTDAVRVTLNRDRVHGNPEPLHFVGLFGYDPWNIQGQAVAQFRTRGALDCPDPLLSLQARADISALDVYIGICLMANAGVGYGEAPLWRTEETDRLIDKLISRGIELPGLDLFGLETLSQHDLEEVARTATQNINIRDLDDVEVISDGSVYIDCEPGEVLRLGDGFVVENAAIFSECPISFEGEVSLRASLVVTNLLSLVRDLDELRLQPDRVLTGSPACAPGDGVKVLLFADLDAVAGIPALVSTDSPLGQYLDQTVEETGGVLHDTLGLLGGVVNPLVREISEITTDLQLLPICLNATTLLNGDTVTLR
- the queA gene encoding tRNA preQ1(34) S-adenosylmethionine ribosyltransferase-isomerase QueA — protein: MQLSDFDFPLPEDLIATRPAHPRSSARLLVAEGETITDAIVRDLTDWLRPGDRLVLNDTKVIPARLSGLRHRSGAQGETEARIEITLLEPRADGLWAALVKPLKKLREGETVVLSERLSATLEAREEGQGLFRFNLSGEDFDAALAEAGAMPLPPYIAAKRAADEQDKEDYQTVWARASGAVAAPTASLHFDVPLLAALKERGVEFTHVTLHVGAGTFLPVKVDDVTTHKMHGEWGEVTDVAAAEIAATKAAGGRVIPVGTTALRLIETAARGTGLIAPWRGVTDIFIYPGFDFHVADALMTNFHLPKSTLMMLVAAFMGKARMDRVYAHALAERYRFFSYGDASLLIP
- a CDS encoding YhdP family protein; its protein translation is MTDGPHRKKPRSRRRRVVLWGCGCGLGAAVLVVLLLGGGLWYAMGRSVSAPEWLRGAIETRLAEALPGTEVDFGDLRMRLQPDWLARIALTDVELRGTDGTSLATFGLIEAGLAPTKLLRGEYELRVARVSGVQLTARRDAEGRLTMGFDELFGAGAAAPDLPTIMAQIDRLADDPRLSGLRSVEADAITLRYEDARADRAWTADGGRIGLRRDGAALVLSGDVALLGRGDVPATLAFNAESPIGSGSASFGVTLNSLDAQDIAAQAPALAWLNGLRAPISGSLRGSLTEASDLGDMSATLQIGAGVLQPRADTQPIPFEEARTYFSFDPATATLAFDEISVKSAIGTMVSDGRAVLEGLSQGMPDAMVGQFRFTRLEADPEGFFEDKLKLAGAETDWRLSFNPFRFELGRLRVTDPALPLRASGTLSAEEGGWRMALDAELDRLTPETLLAYWPPSAGEKARDWVEKNIYAGSFHDVTAALRLAPGGRLVPYLQSDFTGVELTYSRTLPRLYKGVGQLTFLRNRLTVALDSGEVRPRQGGVLEGRGSSFVIPDLTERPMMGEVDVHATGSLEAALSYLDEKPLEVMTKAKKPVALGTGEVAANVRIVTPLKRGVKREEITVIADGTITGVQSAELVPGKVLSADELYVAVDDTGVSVGGKGDLSGAPFDGSWTQSFTPGTPGKVEGEVVLSEAVSQALGIGLPKGTFSGQGRGKIDITLAHGQPPRLALTSDMVGLGVSVPQLGWRLSQAGTGSLELEATLGTPVSVDKLALKAPGLTAQGSVAINADGTLRRLSLPVLRAGGWLDGAAVLTGRGRNAAPAMRITGTALDMRGAPLGGAGGSGRGGGPVEVAVNRLQVTDKIAIDNFQGKFSTARGINGSFTGVVGGRAPIQGDVVPQNGGTAIRIRARDAGDVLKGAGVMQNIEDGTFDLTLVPVQGRSGEYDGALKIEGTRMQKNPAVVQLLDGISVVGIIDQLNGPGIFFSEVEARFRMTPQQITLTRSSATGPSMGISMDGYANLATGMMDMQGVLSPIYVINGIGQLFSRKGEGLIGFNFNLRGPVADPAVSVNPLSVFTPGMFRDIFRRPPPQVSQ